The sequence CTTCCACGTCTACGACTCGCTGGCCACTGGTGAGGACTCCGGCAAGCGCGACCCGCGGCGCGGGCGCAACGAGGAGGAGGTGGCGTCGACCACGCGGTTGCTGTGGGCCGCCAGCCACGGTGACCTGGAGTACGTCCGGCTCGCACTGGCGGCGGGAAAGGATCCCAACTCCGCCGACTACGACCGACGAACCGCGCTGCACCTGGCCGCCTCCGAGGGGAACCTCGACGTGGTCCGGTACCTCCTGGACCGCGGGGCCGATCCAACCCTGCGGGACCGCTGGGGAGGCACCCCGCTCTCCGACGCCGAGCGAGGAGCCCACGACCAGGTCGTCACGGTGCTCACGTCGGCGCTGGGCGTTGCGCGTCCGGCAGCGGACACCCATCTCGTGCGAACGGACGCGCCGCTCGCAGCGGTGTGAACCGTCCGTTCGTCCGATCACGATTTCGAGGGCCATCCGGCCCGAGCACAGGAGAAAGAGACACATGACGTACAAGGCTGAATACATCTGGATCGACGGCTCCGAGCCGACCGCGAAGCTGCGGTCGAAGACGAAGATCATCGCCGACGGCGCCGAGCCGGGCACGTGGGGCTTCGACGGCTCCAGCACCAACCAGGCCGAGGGCCGCAGCTCCGACCGGGTCCTCGAGCCGGTCGCCACCTACCCCGACCCGATCCGTGGAGGCACGCACCTGCTGGTGCTGTGCGAGGTGTTCAACATCGACGGCACCCCGCACGAGTCGAACACACGGGCCCAGCTGCGACCGGTGGCCGACCGGTTCGCGGCCCAGCAGCCGCTGTTCGGCATCGAGCAGGAGTACACGTTCTTCAAGGGCTCCCGCCCGCTGGGCTTCCCCGACGGCGGCTACCCGGCCCCGCAAGGTGGCTACTACTGCGGCGTCGGCGCGGACGAGATCTACGGCCGCGCCGTGGTCGAGAAGCACCTGGACAACTGCCTGGCCGCCGGCCTGACCATCTCCGGCATCAACGCCGAGGTCATGCCCGGCCAGTGGGAGTTCCAGGTCGGCCCGCTGTCGCCGCTGGAGGTCTCCGACCAGCTCTGGATCGCCCGCTGGCTCCTGCACCGCACGGCCGAGGACTTCGGCATCTCCGCCACCCTGGAGCCCAAGCCCGCCCGGGGTGACTGGAACGGCGCCGGCGCCCACACCAACTTCTCCACCAGCGCCATGCGAGAGAACTACGCGGCGATCATCGAGGCCTGCGAGGCCCTCGGCCGGGGCGACAAGCCCCTGGAGCACATCCGCAACTACGGCGCCGGCGTCGAGGCCCGCCTGACCGGTGCCCACGAGACGGCACCCTGGAGCGAGTACAGCTACGGCGTCTCCGACCGTGGCGCCTCCGTCCGCATCCCCTGGCAGGTGGAAATCGACAAGATGGGCTACATCGAGGACCGTCGACCCAACGCCAACGTCGACCCCTACACCGTCACCCGTCTCATCGTCGACACCTGCTGCACCGCCCTGGGTGCCGCCGACCTCGTCTGAGGCGCACCTCCACCGTCACCTACGAAATCAAAACGACGCCGCTGTGGTGCGGCAGTAATAAGACATGGAGTACACCTCGATGCCAGAAGCCTTCGACGCGGGGGACACCGCATTTGTACTGATCAGCGCTGCGCTGGTCATGCTGATGACCCCGGGACTGGCGTTCTTCTACGGCGGCATGGTCCGCGTGAAGAGCGTGCTCAACATGTTGCTAATGAGCTTCATCAGCCTGGGCATCGTCAGCGTGCTCTGGGTGGCCTACGGATACTCGCTCGCCTTTGGCGAGGACGTCGGTGGGCGTGGGCTCATCGGTGACCTGTCCAACATCGGTATGAGCGGGATCTCGGACACCACCCTGACCGGCACCATTCCGGTGCTTGCCTTCGCTGTCTTCCAGATGATGTTCGCCGTCATCACGCCCGCGCTGATCAGCGGAGCGATCGCCGACCGCGCCAAGTTCGGCGCGTGGATGCTGTTCGTCGCCCTCTGGGTGACCGTGGTCTATTTCCCGGTGGCCCACTGGGTATGGCAGTCCGACGGCTGGATCTTCAAGCTCGGCGTCAAGGACTTCGCTGGCGGCACGGCAGTCCACATCAACGCGGGCATGGCCGCCCTCGGTGCGCTACTGGTCCTCGGCAACCGGGTCGGCTTCAAGCGGGAGTCGATGCGGGGACACAGCCTGCCCCTCGTGATGCTCGGCTCGGGCCTGCTCTGGTTCGGATGGTTCGGGTTCAACGCCGGATCGGCCCTCGCCGCGAACGGCACCGCCAGCGTCGCCTTCCTCAACACGCAGGTGGCTGCCGGTGCCGGCATGATCGGCTGGCTCGTCTGGGAGCGGGTCCGCAAGGGCGGCTTCACCTCGCTGGGCGCTGCCTCGGGAGCGGTCGCCGGCCTAGTGGCCATCACCCCGGCCTGCGCGGTCGTGAACACGTGGGGCGCGATAGCCATTGGCATCATCGCTGGTGTCGTGTGTGCCTGGGCCGTCAGCCTCAAGGACCGGTTCGGCTACGACGACTCGCTAGATGTCGTGGGAGTCCACGCCGTCGGTGGCTTCGTCGGCACGCTCCTCATCGGAGTGTTCGACCTGACGGACGGTCTGGTCGCCGGTGCTGGCGGTGGACAGTTGCTGAAGCAGGCCATCGGTGCCTTCGCCGTCGCCGCGTACTCGTTGGCGCTGTCGTGGCTGCTGGTGAAGGTCATCGATGTGACGATCGGCTTCCGGGTGCGTCGTTCCGACGAGGTCACCGGTGTCGACCAGATTCTGCACACCGAGAGCGCCTACAACTTCGGCACGGTGACGGCATACGAGGCGACCTTCGGCACGACCGACGAGCAGGCGCATCGCCCGGCTGTTCACCAATGGGCGGGCGGTACGTACAACGGTCCGTCCACGCACTGACCGACGGGATCGAGCGTCAGTCACCACGGAGATCCTCGGGAAGCCTGTCCGAGGATCTCCGTGGGCCGGACCGAGAGGGTGTGCCGACCCGAGGACGAAGCACTGCTGGCCACTCAGTCGGTGTCGCGCTGTTGGTGGTGCTGGACACGCTGACTCCCGCCTAACGGGCTCGTGTTCGTCCTGTACGACGTCTTCGACGTGTCATTCGGCGAGATCAGCGCCCCATGATCGACCGCTCCCCCACAGCGGCCCGGCAGTTGACCAGCCGTGTCCGGCGCCGGGTGCAGGGCGCGGCCGCCGCGTTCACCATCAGCGACGAAAGATCACCGGCATCGCAATCGACCTGGACCGGCTCCACGATCTCGACATCGTCTCTTTCAGCACCGGCAATTGGGAGCGGCGAGGATCTTCGGGCACGAGTCCCAACCAGCAGGGGGCGACCGCGAAAATGGCGACCGCTCCCGCCGCGGCGGGTAGATGTCAGCTCACCCCGACGGCTGGGTCGTGACCGGCCTGCCAAGCCCTCGCGCCGCCGCTGCCCGCTGCCGTAACGCTTTGAAGGAGCACCTGCCGGTGGGCCGCCTGCAGATCGGCACCGGGGTCGATACCCAACTCGCCAACGAGGCGATCACGGATCGTCTGAAACACCGCCAGCGCCTCGGCCTGTTGCCCGGCAGCAGCGAGGCTCTGGATCAGCAGAGCGTGTACCTGCTCGTTAAGGGCGCCGCACGCCACCGCACGCCATAGGAACGTGAGCATGCTGTTCGGTCGGTTCAGCCGAAGTGCGAGCCTGGCGGCTTCCGCCACGACCGTAAACAGGTCGTTTTCCAGTGCAGCCAAGGCGCTGGCGGCGGTTGCGTTGTCGCCAACCCGGTCACCGGGCGACCCATGCCAATGACGGAGCGCATCGAGGAACAGGTCATGGGCCTCGACGAGGCGTCCTGCCGCGAGCGCAGTCCGCGCCATGGCGGCGGTTCTGCGGAAGGCGCTGAGGTCCAGGCTGTCAGGGCCGGAGATCAGGCGGTATCCGTCGCCGTGGCGCAGCAGACAAGTGCCCGCGGACCGTGCGGGCAGGTCCGGTTCGAAGATCCGTCGCAACGCCGCGACATATTTGTGGAT comes from Micromonospora vinacea and encodes:
- the glnII gene encoding glutamine synthetase gives rise to the protein MTYKAEYIWIDGSEPTAKLRSKTKIIADGAEPGTWGFDGSSTNQAEGRSSDRVLEPVATYPDPIRGGTHLLVLCEVFNIDGTPHESNTRAQLRPVADRFAAQQPLFGIEQEYTFFKGSRPLGFPDGGYPAPQGGYYCGVGADEIYGRAVVEKHLDNCLAAGLTISGINAEVMPGQWEFQVGPLSPLEVSDQLWIARWLLHRTAEDFGISATLEPKPARGDWNGAGAHTNFSTSAMRENYAAIIEACEALGRGDKPLEHIRNYGAGVEARLTGAHETAPWSEYSYGVSDRGASVRIPWQVEIDKMGYIEDRRPNANVDPYTVTRLIVDTCCTALGAADLV
- a CDS encoding ammonium transporter; translation: MPEAFDAGDTAFVLISAALVMLMTPGLAFFYGGMVRVKSVLNMLLMSFISLGIVSVLWVAYGYSLAFGEDVGGRGLIGDLSNIGMSGISDTTLTGTIPVLAFAVFQMMFAVITPALISGAIADRAKFGAWMLFVALWVTVVYFPVAHWVWQSDGWIFKLGVKDFAGGTAVHINAGMAALGALLVLGNRVGFKRESMRGHSLPLVMLGSGLLWFGWFGFNAGSALAANGTASVAFLNTQVAAGAGMIGWLVWERVRKGGFTSLGAASGAVAGLVAITPACAVVNTWGAIAIGIIAGVVCAWAVSLKDRFGYDDSLDVVGVHAVGGFVGTLLIGVFDLTDGLVAGAGGGQLLKQAIGAFAVAAYSLALSWLLVKVIDVTIGFRVRRSDEVTGVDQILHTESAYNFGTVTAYEATFGTTDEQAHRPAVHQWAGGTYNGPSTH
- a CDS encoding AfsR/SARP family transcriptional regulator, whose translation is MNDLQFRVLGPLRLWRDGREIDAGPRQQRYLLLMLLIQEGRPVSTSELVQLLWGGEPPASAVNAIHKYVAALRRIFEPDLPARSAGTCLLRHGDGYRLISGPDSLDLSAFRRTAAMARTALAAGRLVEAHDLFLDALRHWHGSPGDRVGDNATAASALAALENDLFTVVAEAARLALRLNRPNSMLTFLWRAVACGALNEQVHALLIQSLAAAGQQAEALAVFQTIRDRLVGELGIDPGADLQAAHRQVLLQSVTAAGSGGARAWQAGHDPAVGVS